From a region of the Babylonia areolata isolate BAREFJ2019XMU chromosome 21, ASM4173473v1, whole genome shotgun sequence genome:
- the LOC143296560 gene encoding uncharacterized protein LOC143296560 has product MAVLALTARLEVFFVLAIVAGLHRVTFHVIPYAAANDVLRTMDSGNERVGFVMALITIAIPAGDCFFFAWMGLLEHLTGVVSVPMWLGALYGCMSALVFSLVGKGERSVCCCC; this is encoded by the exons ATGGCGGTTCTGGCACTGACGGCCCGGCTGGAGGTGTTCTTTGTGCTGGCGATAGTGGCCGGACTGCACAGGGTTACCTTCCATGTCATACCCTACGCTGCTGCCAACGATGTTTTAAGAACCATG GATTCTGGAAACGAACGGGTGGGTTTTGTGATGGCCCTGATCACGATCGCCATTCCCGCGGGAGACTGTTTCTTCTTCGCCTGGATGGGTCTACTGGAGCACCTCACCGGGGTGGTCTCTGTGCCCATGTGGTTAGGGGCTCTCTATGGCTGCATGTCGGCCTTGGTCTTCTCCCTCGTCGGCAAGGGGGAGAGATccgtctgctgctgttgttaa